The genome window GCCGGGCGTGGACGAGGTGCTGGAGTACGACGCCCCGTGGGTGGGGCTGGAACCGGCGCCGGTCTCCCGTGCGGCGACGCGGCGGCTCCTTCAGACGCTGACCGCGGGCTGCTTCGACCGCGCCCTGGTATTGGTCTCGTACCACCAGAGCCCGCTGCCGATCGCGCTGCTGCTGAAGCTGGCCGGGGTCGGCTGGACGGCCGCCGACAGCGAGGACTACCCGGGTGCCCTGCTCGACCTGCGGCACCGCCGGCTGCCGCACCGGCACGAGGCCCTGGCGGCGCTGGACCTGGCGGAGGACGCCGGTTTCGCGCTGCCGTCCGACGACGAGGGGGCGCTGCGGGTCACCACGCCGCCGGACACCACTCACCTCACCGGGTCGGAGCCGTACGTGGTGCTGCACCCCGGTGCCGCGGTGCCGGCCAGGGCGTGGAGCCCGGAGCGGGCGGCGCGGGCCGTGGCCGCCCTTGCCGCCGAGGGCTACCGGGTCGTGGTCACCGGGGGCCGTGGGGAGCGGGAGCTGACCGCGAAGGTGGCCGGATCGCACGGGCTGGACCTCGGCGGCCTCACCGACCTGCGGCAGTTGGCGGGGGTGCTGGCCGGGGCGCGGGCGGCGGTGGTCGGCAACACCGGGCCGGCGCATCTTGCGGCCGCGGTGGGCACCCCGGTCGCCTCCCTGTTCGCGCCGGTCGTGCCCGCCGAGCGCTGGGCCCCGTACGGCGTCCCGCACGTGCTGCTCGGTGACCAGGGCGCGGCGTGCGCGGCGACCCGCGCCCGGCAGTGCCCGGTGCCGGGACACCCGTGTCTCGACGGCGTGAGCGATGCCGAGGTGCTGGCCGCCGTGGCGGCGCTCTGTGAGAGAAGGCCCACGGCGATGCATGACGCGGACCGGACGCGAAAGACGGACCGAGCGGATCTCGCCACGGCCGCGTGCCCCGCACCGGGTGACGCGTCCCGCCCGAAGGACGCGTCCGGCCCGGAGGACGCGTCCGGCCCCGAGGAGGTGTCAGGACCCGGGGACGCACGCGGCCCGGCGGAGGACGCGTCCGGGCCGGGCCGCGGTCCCGAGACGGAACGAGGAGCGACCGTATGAACATCCTGTTGTGGCATGTGCACGGCTCCTGGACGACGGCGTTCGTCCAGGGGCCCCACACCTACCTCGTTCCGGTGACACCCGGCCGCGACCCCGACGGACTGGGGCGGGCCCGCACGTTCTCCTGGCCGTCCTCGGTGCGCGAGGCGACCCCCGAGCAGCTGCGGGACGCGGAAGTGGACCTGGTCGTCCTGCAACGGCCGCACGAACCGGCGCTGGCCGAGCGCTGGCTCGGGGGCCGCCGCCCCGGCCGCGACATACCCGCCGTCTACCTGGAGCACAACGCACCGGACGGCGACGTGCCGAACACCCGGCATCCCTTCGCCGACCGCGGCGACCTGACGCTCGTCCATGTCACCCATTTCAACCGGCTGTTCTGGGACTGCGGCCGAACGCGCACCGAGGTCGTCGAGCACGGCATCGTCGACCCGGGACACCAGTACACCGGCCGACTCGCCCGTGGGGCCGTGGTCGTCAACGAACCGGTGCGGCGCGGCCGTTACACGGGCACGGACCTGCTGTCCGCGTTGGCGGAGGCGGCGCCGCTCGACGTGTTCGGGATGCGCACCGAGGGACTGGCCGGCCATCTCGGGTTGCCCGAGGAGCGGTGCCGCAGTGCGGACCTGCCGCAGGCCGAGCTGCACCGGGCGATGGCCGAGCGCCGGTTCTATCTGCATCCGGTGCGCTGGACCTCCCTCGGCCTGTCGCTGCTGGAGGCCATGCACCTGGGCATGCCCGTCCTGGCGCTCGCCACCACCGAGGTGGTCGAGGCGGTCCCGCAGGGCGCGGGCGTGCTGTCCACCCGGCCCGACGCCCTGGCCCGGGCAGCCCGGCACTACCTGCACGAACCCGAAGCCGCGGCCGAGGCCGGCGCCCGTGCCCGCCAGGCGGCACTCGGCCGGTACGGGCTCAAGCGCTTCCTGGACGACTGGGAGCGCGTGATGACGGAGGCGCGCACATGACCTCATCCCTGCACACCATCCAGTCCGGCACCGTCGACGCCGACGGCCCCGGGTCCCTGTCGATCGCGCTGGTCTCGGAACACGCGAGTCCCCTCGCCACGCTGGGCGGGGTGGACGCCGGCGGGCAGAACGTCCACGTCGCCTGCCTGGCCGGGGCGCTCGCCGACCGGGGACACCGGGTGACCGTGTACACCCGCCGCGACGACAAGGACCTGCCGGACCGGGTGCCACTGCGCGAAGGGGTCGAGGTGCGCCATGTACCCGCGGGTCCGCCGGAGCCGCTGCCCAAGGACGAACTGCTGCCCTACATGGCCGACTTCGGGCGCTATCTGGCCGGGGTCTGGCGGGTGCGGGCGCCGGACGTGGTGCACTCGCACTTCTGGATGTCGGGCCTGGCCTCGCTGCGGGCCGTGCGCGAGCTGGGGCTGCCGCTGCTGCACACGTACCACGCGCTCGGCACCGTGAAGCGACGGCACCAGCAGCTGGCGGACACCAGTCCGGCGCGGCGGATCGCGTACGAGACGGAGGTGGGCCTCGGCTGCGACCGGGTGATCGCCACGTGCCGGGACGAGGTCGTCGAACTGGGCAGGATGGGCATACCCGCCGGGAAGGTCAGCATCGTGCCGTGCGGGGTGGACACCGAGCTGTTCACGCCGAAGGGCCCGGTCGCCGAACGCGGCACCCGGCGGCACCGGCTGATCCAGCTGGGGCGCCTGGTGCCGCGCAAGGGCGCGGCGGTGTCCCTCGCCGCGCTCGCCCTGCTGCCGGAGACCGAACTCGTCGTCGTCGGCGGGCCGTCGGCGGACCGGCTGGACGAGGACCCGGAGGTGCGCCGGCTGCGGCGCATCGCCGAGGAGCACGGTGTCGCCGACCGGGTGATCTTCACGGGCGGTGTGGCGCCGCGCGATGTGCCGCCGCTGCTGCGCGCGGCCGACGTGGTGGTGTGCCCCGCGGACTACGAGCCGTTCGGCATCGTCCCGCTGGAGGCCATGGCCTGCGGCAGGCCGGTCGTGGCCAGCGCGGTGGGCGGCCAGCTGGACACCGTCGCGGACCCGACCACCGGGCGCCTGGTACCGCCACGGGACCCGGAGGCCCTCGCCCGGGCCGTCGGTGAACTCCTCGCCGACCCCGAGATGCGGGAGGCGTGCGGCGCGGCGGGCCGCCGTCGCGTGCTGCGCAGGTACGGCTGGGGACGGGTCGCCGCGGCGACCGAGGCGACGTACTGCTCCGTCCTGGACGCCCAGCCCGCGGCCACGGGGGTGGTGTGATCACGCACCGTCCGCCCGGCCCTCGACAGCGTTCCCGACCCACCGCGGAGCTCCGACGTCCGAAGGAGGTGCGGGTCCGGCCGCCGTCCCCGTGACGCGGTACGCCCGATCAACATGACCGATTCTTCTGCATCCCTTGCACTCGATGCCGCGCACCTGCACTGCCGTTCACTGGAGCAGGCGCTCGTCCGCCTGCGCCGGGACGGCCTGCACCGGATCGCGGAGTGGGGCGGCCGGCTCGCGATCGTCCTTTCAGCCGGCGGCCGGCTGCTGGCCGCGGGCAACGGCGGCAGCGCCGCCCAGGCCCAGCATCTGACCGCCGAACTGGTGGGCCGTTACCGACAGGAACGGCCGGCCTACTCGGCGATCTCGCTGCACGCGGAGACCTCCAGCGTGACCGCGATCGGCAACGACTACGGCTTCGACCAGGTCTACGCCCGGCAGGTGGCCGCGCACGGCCGCCCGGGTGACGTGCTCGTGCTGCTGTCCACCTCCGGCCGCAGCGCCAACCTGATCAGCGCGGCCGTGACGGGCCGGGCGGCCGGGCTGCGCGTCTGGGCGCTCACCGGGCCGGGCCCGAACCCGCTGGCGGAGGCGGCCGACGAGGCCCTGTGCATCGACGTCGGCAACACCGCGACCGTTCAGGAGGCCCATCTGGTGGCCGTGCACCTGCTCTGCGAGAGCTTCGACGCGGCGCTCGGCGCCGCCACCCGGCCCACCGCCGTGCCACGTACGGTCGGGGCCCACGGGAGGGCGTCGTGACGGGGCGGGCTCCGCTCGTGGTCGTCGGGGACGTCCTGCTCGACGAGGACATCGAAGGTGTCGCCACCCGGCTGTCCCCGGACGCCCCCGCACCGGTCGTCGACGTCACCGAGGACCGGCGTCATCCCGGCGGGGCGGGACTCGCCGCCGCGCTGGCGGCCCGCGGCGGGCGTGAGGTGGTGCTGGTGACCGCGCTCGGCGACGACTCGGCCAGCGAGGCCGTACGCCGTGATCTGCGCGGCCGGGTGCGGCTGGTGGAGATCCCGCTGAAGGGCAGCCTGCCGGTGAAGACGCGGGTGCTGGCGAGCGGCCGCCCCTGGTGCGGATCGACCGGGGCGGCGGCACGCCCGGCGAGCCGGACGCCGCGGTGCGCGAGGCGCTCGCGCAGGCGCACGCCGTGCTGGTCGCCGACTACGGACGGCGCACGGCCGGTGCCGTGCGGGAGCATCTGGCGGCCGTCGTACCGCGCACACCGCTGGTGTGGGACCCCCACCCCCGGGGCGACACTCCGGTGCCGGGGGCGCGGCTGGTCACGCCGAACGCGGCGGAGGCATCCGCCCTGTGCCCCGGCGACGGCGACTCCCTGCGCGCGTGCGCCGACCGGGCCGCTCGGCTCGCGGAGCGCTGGCAGGCGGCCGGTGTCGCCGTGACCCTCGGGGACCGCGGGGCCCTGCTGGCCAGGCCGGGCAACGGCACACCGATGCTGGTGCCGCCGCCGTACCGGGCCAGCGGGGACCCCTGCGGCGCGGGCGACTGCTTCGCGGCCACGACGGCGGCGGCGCTGGCGGACGGTGCCCTGCCGGAGGAGGCCCTGCAGCGGGGCGTCGCGGAGGCCGCTGCGTTCGTCTCGGCGGGCGGGGCCGGGAACCCGGCGCTGTGGCGGACCTCGCCCCCTCCCCCGGCGCAGACACCCCGTACCGACGCCTTCGCGGTCGCCGAGCGGGTCCGTGCGCGGGGCGGCACCGTGGTGGCCACCGGCGGCTGCTTCGACCTGCTGCACGCGGGGCACGTGGGCCTGCTCGAGAGTGCGCGGCGCATCGGCGACTGCCTGATCGTGTGCCTCAACTCCGACTCCTCGGTCGCCCGTCTGAAGGGGCCGGGGCGCCCGCTGAACACGGTGGCGGACCGGGTGCGGGTCCTCGAGGCGCTGGGCAGCGTGGACGCCGTCGCGGTCTTCGAGGAGGACACCCCGGAGACGGTCCTGAAGCGATTGCAGCCGGATGTGTGGGTCAAGGGCGGCGACTACTCCGTCCAGGACCTGCCGGAGGCGGAGGCGCTGCGGGCCTGGGGCGGGCAGGCGGTCGTGCTGCCCTATCTCGACGGCCGCTCCACGACACTGCTGGCCCGCCGGGCGGCTCGGGCCGCCGTGCCCCCGGTGGCGCCCTCGTGAGGACGGCCGAGGCGCACTCGCGGCGGGTCCTGGTGCTGCGGGCGCTGGGGCTGGGCGATCTGCTGACGGCGGTGCCCGCGCTGCGGGCGCTGCGAAGGCATCTGCCCCGCCACGAGATCGTGCTGGCCGCGCCCGCGCGGCTGGAGCAGGCAGCCGTGGCGACCGGCCTGGTGGACCGGATGCTGCCCGCCTCCGCCCCCGGCCGGGCGGTGCCCGCCGAGCTGGCCTGGGCCGGGCCGGCGCCCGATCTGGCGGTCGATCTGCACGGCAACGGCCCACCGAGCCATCTGCTGCTGCGGGGGCTCGGTCCGCGGCGGCTGTTCGCCTACGCGCACCCGGACACCCCCGACATCCCCGGTCCGGTGTGGCGGGAGGACGAACACGAGCGGGAACGGTGGTGCCGTCTGCTCGCCTGGTACGGCGTCCGGGCGGACCCGGAGGACCTGTCGGTCCCGGCGCCCGCGACGCCCTCCCCCGCACCCGGCGCCGTCGTGGTGCACCCCGGGGCCGACGCCGCCGCGCGGTGCTGGCCGCCGGAGCGGTTCGCGGCCGTGGCGCGGGAGGTGCGCCGCTCGGGGTACGACGTGGTGGTGACCGCGGGCGCCGGGGAGGGCGCGCTGGCGCGGAACGTGGCGGCTCGGGCGGGGCTGCCGCCGGATGCGGTCGTGGGGGGCGACGGCGACGTGCCGTTCGACCGGCTGGCCGCGCTGGTGGCCGGGGCCCGCTGCGTGGTGGTCGGCGACACCGGGCTCGCGCACCTGGCCACGGCTCTGGGCACACCCTCGGTGGTGCTGTTCGGCCCGGTCGCCCCTCGGCTGTGGGGCCCGCCGGCCGACGCACGGCACCGGGTGCTGTGGCATCCGGGGGACGACGATGCGCCACGGCCCGGGGACGCGCACGGGAGGGTGCCGGACGAGCGGCTGCTGAGGATCACGGTGGCGGAGGTCACCGAGGCGGTACACGGCGTGCTGGAGCGCGGGCGGGAGCCGGAAGCAGGCCGGGGGACGCGGGGCGACGGGCCCGGCGTACTGACCACGGGTCTGCGGGCCCGCGGCTGACGGAGGGCCGACGGCAGACAGGAGCGCTCACGAGGGCTGCGCGGGCTGAGGGCCGACGGGCGAGGCAGGCGTGAGCCCTCGGGATCTGCCCGCCGTCCGCCGCTGCCCGCCGTCCGCCGCTGCGCGGCGGTCGGTTCCCGCAAGACGGGCGGCAGGCCGTCCGGGCCCCGGTCCGGACTACCCGGACACTCCCTGGGGTCCCGCGGGGACCGCGAACGGTGAGGGCCGCCGGCCGTCGATCCGCCCCTGGCCGGACCCAGCCCGACCGCAGTGGCGTCCGACGCGACGGCCCGCGCTCCGTTCGGCGCGCGGGCGGTGGCGGGCCGGGGCAGGCCCGGCAACGGATGCCGCCACGCAGGGCGGCCGCGGCAACGGGCGCCGGTCGGCCGTCCGCCGCCCCGACGGCTCAGGCCGCGGTGCTCAGGTCCGGTACTCCGCGGTCCTCCGTGCGGAGCACCACCGCCGGGGTGGTCCGGCGTCGGCGCAGGGCGAAGCCCGCTCCGATCGTGCCCGCGATGATCACGCCGCCGACGACGAGGGCGCCGCGGGCTCCGGCCAGCTGCATGAGGAGGCCGAGCGCGGGCGGGCCGCCCAGGCCCCACGCCGTGCTGATGGTCCTCCACACGCCGAGCACGCGACCGCGCAGGTGGGGGGGCGGGTCGGTCTGCAGGACGGTGGTCCCGGCGGTGTCGGAGACGGACTCCACCACGGCCATCGGCAGAACCAGCACCAGCAGCACGGCGAGCGACGGCGAGAGGCCCGCCACGATCTGGAGGAGTCCGCCCACGGCGGCCAGCGTGCCCACCACCCGCACGGAGGGCCGGCGGAGCCGGGCACCGAGGACCGCACCGACGATGCCTCCGACGGCGAGGACGGTGGACACCGTGCCGAACGCTCCGGCGCCGCCCGCGAGCGGGCCGGTGACGAGGACGGCCAGGGTGAGGCCGTAGTTGCGTCCGAAGATCGCGCTGATCCCGGTGACGCCCGCGAGGGCGACCAGCCGCGGGCGGCGCGCGAAGAACGCAAGGCCCTGCCGCACGGTCATGTCCCCGCCCGCGGGCCGGCTGCCGCGCTGGGCCGGGATGGCGGCGCACGCCGCGCGGGAGCCCGTACGGCGCCGGGTGCGGGGCGGAGGAAGGGGATGACGGCGGCGACGAACAGGAAGGAGACCCCGTTCGCGGTGTACGCGGCGGCCGTGCCGAAGAAGCCGACCGCCACGCCGGCGAGCGCCGTACCGACGAGCCGGCCCGCGCTGTGCACCAGTGAGCCCACGCCGATCGCGGAGGGGACGTCCTCCTCGCGGACGAGGTCGTTGCCCAGCAGCGCGCACGCGGGCCCGTCGACGGTGGCGATCAGGCCGGTGACGGCGGCCAGCACCATCAGCACGGGCACGTCGAGCCGGCCGAGCGCGACGAGGACGGCCGTCGTGAAGGCGACGGCGCCGAGGAGCGCCTGGCTGACGGCGGCGGTCAGCTTCCTCGGCAAGCGGTCGACGGCGGCGCCGCCCGCGAGGCTCACAAGGAGGGCCGGGGCGGCCTGCACGGAGATCGACAGACCCGTGGCGGCGGCGGACCCGGTGATCTTCAGGACCAGCAGGTTCTGCACCGTGAGCTGCATCCAGGTGCCGGCGTTCGAGACGAAGTTCGCCAGGGACCACCAGCGCATGCTGCGGTACTTCAGGGATCTCCAGGGCGAGGAGGACTCGGCCGCCGGGGCGGCGTCCGGCGCGGAAGCAGCCGGTACGGGGGCATGAGGGGACGCGGAAGCGACAGGGGAAGAAGGCACAGTGATCTTCGGGGAGGGGTCCCGGGGGACTCACACGGAACATCGGCGGGAGCTCGGTACACCGGCTGCGCTGCGCGGTCGCTCCCCCGGATCTGGCGGGTGCCGTGCCGCCGGTGAGCCGCGGTGCGGGTCCCGGGAGGACGGCGTCGACCATCGTGGCAGACGGGACCGGCGAGTGGTCGTCGCGGGCTCCGGGAGGGGTGCCGAACACACACCAAGTCCCCAACCGTGTCGGGGACTTGATGCTCCTGTGTACTTGCTCACAGCATCCGTGGCCGCCCGCCGTGACGTCGGTTCTCCAGCTCCCCCTGGACGGCGTCTTCGGCGCGTCCCGCAGGTGCTGCGACAGGCCTGCTCGCCACTCCTACCGCTCTTCGTAGTCCTCCCGCTGGATGCCCGCCTCCTCCATCGCCTCACGCATGGTGCGGCCGGACGGACCGGTGGGGGCGGACTTGCCGGCCTTCTCCTCCGCCGGTTCCATGACCACGTCGTCGGTGGACTCGGTCTTCTGCCGGTTCTCCTCGGGAACGGTCATCGCGACGATTCCTCACATACGCCTTTCGCTTCCTGAACGACGGCGAGTACCCGGCAGACCAGGCCGTGAACAGCCTGAAGATCGGGAGCACACACGTGCGTGTCGCACGGCACATACGGCGGACCATGCCGCGAAGCTGACCTGGGCGGGACCGGTGCGCCACGACGCCCTGCTTCCCGTCCGGCATGTCCCGCGGCGCTGCGGGAACCCACGGGAACGCACGGTCCCGGCGTGAGAGAGGAAGTGTTCGATGCAACCGATCGCCTCGGGGCCGCGAGCACTGGCCGCCACGGTCGTGCACCAAGGCGATCTCGACGCGGCCCGCGCCCAGATGGGCTTCTCCCTCGCCTGGCACATCGTGCTGGCCTGCCTCGGCGTGGGTCTGCCGCTGCTGACCTTGATCGTGGAGTGGCGGGGTGTGCGGACCGGGGACCCCTCGTACCGTCTCCTCGCCCGCCGCTGGGCCCGCGCCATGGGGGTGCTCTTCGCCGTCGGCGCGGTGTCCGGCACGATTCTCAGCTTCGAGATGGGCCTGCTGTGGCCCGGTCTGATGGGAACGTACGGCCAGGTGATCGGCCTGCCCTTCGCCATGGAGGGGATCGCCTTCTTCATCGAGGCGATCTTCCTGGGCATCTACCTGTACGCGTGGGACCGGCTGTCGCCGCGCACCCATCTGCTGACCGGTGTGCCGATCGTGGTCGCGGGTGTGGCGTCGGCGTTCTTCGTGGTGTGCGCCAACGCCTGGATGAACCAGCCGCGCGGCTTCACCCTGCGTGACGGCAAGGTGGTCCACGTCGACCCGTGGGCGGCCATGTTCAACCCGGCGACCCCGCCGCAGACCACGCACATGATCCTCGCGGCCCTGATGGTCGCGGCCTTCCTGACCTCCAGCGTGTACGCGGTGGCGCTGCTGCGCGGCCGCCGGGACCGCTACCACCGACTGGGCTTCACCGTCCCGCTGGTCCTGGGCGCGATCGTCACTCCTGTGCAGCTGTTCGTCGGGGACTGGGCGGCGCGTTTCATCGCCCACTACCAGCCGGTCAAGCTCGCCGCGATGGAGGGTGTCTACCGCACCGGTGACCACGTACCGCTGACCATCGCCGGCATCGCGGGCCCGCGCGGCCTGCGTTACGGGCTGCGGATCCCCGACGGGCTGTCGCTGCTGGTCGGCTACAGCCCGAACACGGTGATCAAGGGCCTCGAGGAGGTGCCGCCCGACCAGCGCCCCCCGGTCACCGGCGTGCACCTGGCCTTCGACCTGATGGTCGCCTGCGGCCTGTTCCTGCTCGCGGTGAGCGTGTGGCTGCTCGTGCTGGGGCTGCTCCGCAGGCGCCGTGGCGGCCCCTGGCTGGAGGGCGAGAGCCGACCGCTGCGCGCCTTCCTGGCGCTCGGCGTCCTGACCGGGCCGGCGGCGGTGGTCGCCCTCGAGTGCGGCTGGACCGTGACCGAGGAGGGGCGTCAGCCGTGGATCGTATGGGGGCTGCTGCGCGTCCACGACGCCGTGAACGTGGCCCCCGGGCTGATGGCCGGGCTGTGGCTGGTGGTCGTCGTCTACGCGCTGATGACCGTGGCCACGGTCTATGTGCTGCGCCGTCTGACCCGCGACCGGCCTGTTCCGCTCGCTCCCCAGGAGCACGACGTACGGGAGTACCCCGTTGTCTGACCGCTCGCCCTTGCTGTGTGCCCGCACCACCGTGACGGGGGGACGCTGATGCTCGCCAACACGGCCCTGGCCGCCATGTGGGTCGGCCTGACCTGCTACGCCCTCTTCGGCGGAGCCGACTTCGGGGCGGGCCTGTGGGACCTGCTCGCCGGGGGCAGCGAGCGCGGCAGGCCGCCGCGGCGGCTCATCGAGCACAGTATCGGCCCGGTGTGGGAGACCAACCACGTGTGGCTGATCTTCGTCGTCGTCATGCTGTGGACGGGGTTCTCACCGGTGTTCGCGGCGGTGATGTCCACCCTCTACATCCCGCTGACCCTGACGGCTCTCGGAATCATCGCCCGGGGCGCCGCGTTCGCGTTCCGCAAGGTCAGCACGGAGGTGTGGCAGCAGCGACTGTTCGGCGGCTTCTTCGCGCTGTCCTCGGTGGTGACCCCCTACTTCCTCGGCTCGGTCGCCGGAGCCGTGGCCTCGGGGCGCGTTCCCCCCGGCCTGGCGAAGGGGAACCTGGTCACCGGCTGGCTCAATCCCACCTCCGCGCTGGGCGGCGTGCTGGCCGTACTGACCTGCGCGTTTCTGGCGGCCGTGTATCTGAGCGGGGATGCCGCGCGGACCGGGGAGGACGACCTGGCGGTCTACTTCCGGCACCGGGCCCTGGTCACGGGGGTGGTGACGGGTGTGGTGGCCCTGGCCGGGATCGCCGTCCTGCACGCGGACGCGCCGCAGCTCTTCCACGGCCTGACGCACCGGGCGCTGCCCCTGGTGGTGGTCTCGGCGGTGCTCGGCGTGGTCAGCCTGGCCCTGCTGATGCGGGCGAGGCTGACGTCGGTGCGGGTCACGGCGGCCACGGCGGTCGCCGCGGTCCTGTGGAGCTGGGGGGTCGCCCAGTACCCCGCGATGCTTCCCCCGTCGGTCACCGTGCGTGACAGCGCCTCGCAGTCGTCCGTCCTGGGGGCGAGCCTCGCGGCCCTTGCGGCCGGTGCGCTGCTGCTCGTGCCGTCGCTGCTGTGGCTGTACTCGCTCTTCCAGCGCCGCCCCGCGCCCGCGACAGGGGACGGCGAGCGCGGCGCCTGAGAGCCACTCCCCGGCCGTGGCGGCGCGCCGGGGATCGTGCGCCCGGCCTGCGCATGGCCCTGCCGGGCACCGGGTACTCGGGGGTCCGGCGCTTTTGGCGGCGCCGTGTCAACCGGAACGTCTCACCGCCTGGAGGAGCCATGGCGGGTGTCAGCCCCACAGATCTGCAGAAAGCACTGTCCGGCGCGGAGTACCCGGCCGACACCGAGCAGCTCAAGAAGGTCGCCCGGGACAACCGCGCTCCCAAGGAGATCACCGAGCGCATCGATCACCTCGGAAAGAAGAAGTTCCAGAATCCGGCCGAGGTGAGCAAGGCGGTGTTCGAGAACGAGTGATCCGATCTCGGAGGTGCGGCGGCCGGGGCGAGATGCCCCGGCCGCGGTGCGTGCGGTCGCCGGTCAGCCGACGTACTTGCGGGCCGGGGAGGTCCGCCTCGCCTCCTCCAGGGCGACCAGGTGGGCCTCGAGGTCGGCGGGCACGGGATCGCGCTGTTTCAGGACCCAGGGAAGCCCCGCCGCCGCCCGGGCGAACGCGCGCAGGGACGCGTGGTCCCGCGGGACCGTGCGCATCAGGTACCAGGTGCGGCGCAGCGCGGACGGCCAGGGGCGGCGCAGCCAGGTGAACCAGAGGGTGTTGCGCAGTCCCAGGACGCGCCGTTCGGTGCTGTCCCGTACCTGGGAGGCGGCGTGATGGATGGTCAGTTCCGGTACATAGCTGAGCCAGTGGCCCCGGCGCAGCAGGTCGGTGGCGAGGAGTTCCTCCTCACCGCCCAGCCACAGTCCGGGGTGGAAGCCGCCCACGGCTCTGAAGGCGTCCACGCGCATCACGGTCGCGGCGGCGAGGAACGACCCCAGGGCGGGGCCGGGCAGCCAGTCGGGTCCCTTGAGGGGTGAGTCGCGCAGTTCGGCGACGACGGGGTCCTCCTCCCCCGACGGCTCGACCACGATGCGGGCCGTCACGGCCGCGAGCCGGGGATGGGCGTCGAGGAGGTCCGCGGCCCGCCCCAGGGA of Streptomyces cynarae contains these proteins:
- a CDS encoding glycosyltransferase encodes the protein MNILLWHVHGSWTTAFVQGPHTYLVPVTPGRDPDGLGRARTFSWPSSVREATPEQLRDAEVDLVVLQRPHEPALAERWLGGRRPGRDIPAVYLEHNAPDGDVPNTRHPFADRGDLTLVHVTHFNRLFWDCGRTRTEVVEHGIVDPGHQYTGRLARGAVVVNEPVRRGRYTGTDLLSALAEAAPLDVFGMRTEGLAGHLGLPEERCRSADLPQAELHRAMAERRFYLHPVRWTSLGLSLLEAMHLGMPVLALATTEVVEAVPQGAGVLSTRPDALARAARHYLHEPEAAAEAGARARQAALGRYGLKRFLDDWERVMTEART
- a CDS encoding glycosyltransferase, with the protein product MTSSLHTIQSGTVDADGPGSLSIALVSEHASPLATLGGVDAGGQNVHVACLAGALADRGHRVTVYTRRDDKDLPDRVPLREGVEVRHVPAGPPEPLPKDELLPYMADFGRYLAGVWRVRAPDVVHSHFWMSGLASLRAVRELGLPLLHTYHALGTVKRRHQQLADTSPARRIAYETEVGLGCDRVIATCRDEVVELGRMGIPAGKVSIVPCGVDTELFTPKGPVAERGTRRHRLIQLGRLVPRKGAAVSLAALALLPETELVVVGGPSADRLDEDPEVRRLRRIAEEHGVADRVIFTGGVAPRDVPPLLRAADVVVCPADYEPFGIVPLEAMACGRPVVASAVGGQLDTVADPTTGRLVPPRDPEALARAVGELLADPEMREACGAAGRRRVLRRYGWGRVAAATEATYCSVLDAQPAATGVV
- a CDS encoding D-sedoheptulose-7-phosphate isomerase yields the protein MTDSSASLALDAAHLHCRSLEQALVRLRRDGLHRIAEWGGRLAIVLSAGGRLLAAGNGGSAAQAQHLTAELVGRYRQERPAYSAISLHAETSSVTAIGNDYGFDQVYARQVAAHGRPGDVLVLLSTSGRSANLISAAVTGRAAGLRVWALTGPGPNPLAEAADEALCIDVGNTATVQEAHLVAVHLLCESFDAALGAATRPTAVPRTVGAHGRAS
- a CDS encoding glycosyltransferase family 9 protein; its protein translation is MRTAEAHSRRVLVLRALGLGDLLTAVPALRALRRHLPRHEIVLAAPARLEQAAVATGLVDRMLPASAPGRAVPAELAWAGPAPDLAVDLHGNGPPSHLLLRGLGPRRLFAYAHPDTPDIPGPVWREDEHERERWCRLLAWYGVRADPEDLSVPAPATPSPAPGAVVVHPGADAAARCWPPERFAAVAREVRRSGYDVVVTAGAGEGALARNVAARAGLPPDAVVGGDGDVPFDRLAALVAGARCVVVGDTGLAHLATALGTPSVVLFGPVAPRLWGPPADARHRVLWHPGDDDAPRPGDAHGRVPDERLLRITVAEVTEAVHGVLERGREPEAGRGTRGDGPGVLTTGLRARG
- a CDS encoding MFS transporter; translated protein: MTVRQGLAFFARRPRLVALAGVTGISAIFGRNYGLTLAVLVTGPLAGGAGAFGTVSTVLAVGGIVGAVLGARLRRPSVRVVGTLAAVGGLLQIVAGLSPSLAVLLVLVLPMAVVESVSDTAGTTVLQTDPPPHLRGRVLGVWRTISTAWGLGGPPALGLLMQLAGARGALVVGGVIIAGTIGAGFALRRRRTTPAVVLRTEDRGVPDLSTAA
- a CDS encoding MFS transporter, with the protein product MRWWSLANFVSNAGTWMQLTVQNLLVLKITGSAAATGLSISVQAAPALLVSLAGGAAVDRLPRKLTAAVSQALLGAVAFTTAVLVALGRLDVPVLMVLAAVTGLIATVDGPACALLGNDLVREEDVPSAIGVGSLVHSAGRLVGTALAGVAVGFFGTAAAYTANGVSFLFVAAVIPFLRPAPGAVRAPARRAPPSRPSAAAGPRAGT
- a CDS encoding cytochrome ubiquinol oxidase subunit I, with protein sequence MQPIASGPRALAATVVHQGDLDAARAQMGFSLAWHIVLACLGVGLPLLTLIVEWRGVRTGDPSYRLLARRWARAMGVLFAVGAVSGTILSFEMGLLWPGLMGTYGQVIGLPFAMEGIAFFIEAIFLGIYLYAWDRLSPRTHLLTGVPIVVAGVASAFFVVCANAWMNQPRGFTLRDGKVVHVDPWAAMFNPATPPQTTHMILAALMVAAFLTSSVYAVALLRGRRDRYHRLGFTVPLVLGAIVTPVQLFVGDWAARFIAHYQPVKLAAMEGVYRTGDHVPLTIAGIAGPRGLRYGLRIPDGLSLLVGYSPNTVIKGLEEVPPDQRPPVTGVHLAFDLMVACGLFLLAVSVWLLVLGLLRRRRGGPWLEGESRPLRAFLALGVLTGPAAVVALECGWTVTEEGRQPWIVWGLLRVHDAVNVAPGLMAGLWLVVVVYALMTVATVYVLRRLTRDRPVPLAPQEHDVREYPVV
- a CDS encoding cytochrome d ubiquinol oxidase subunit II, whose product is MLANTALAAMWVGLTCYALFGGADFGAGLWDLLAGGSERGRPPRRLIEHSIGPVWETNHVWLIFVVVMLWTGFSPVFAAVMSTLYIPLTLTALGIIARGAAFAFRKVSTEVWQQRLFGGFFALSSVVTPYFLGSVAGAVASGRVPPGLAKGNLVTGWLNPTSALGGVLAVLTCAFLAAVYLSGDAARTGEDDLAVYFRHRALVTGVVTGVVALAGIAVLHADAPQLFHGLTHRALPLVVVSAVLGVVSLALLMRARLTSVRVTAATAVAAVLWSWGVAQYPAMLPPSVTVRDSASQSSVLGASLAALAAGALLLVPSLLWLYSLFQRRPAPATGDGERGA
- a CDS encoding DUF2795 domain-containing protein translates to MAGVSPTDLQKALSGAEYPADTEQLKKVARDNRAPKEITERIDHLGKKKFQNPAEVSKAVFENE